In Desulfomonile tiedjei DSM 6799, a genomic segment contains:
- a CDS encoding TM1266 family iron-only hydrogenase system putative regulator, with protein sequence MDQRLGVIGIIIEDRKESAARVNALLSQFGDLIVGRMGVPHKERGISVIGLIVEASTDQLGALTGKLGMLPKVRVKSILV encoded by the coding sequence ATGGACCAGAGGCTCGGTGTCATAGGGATTATCATTGAAGACAGAAAAGAGAGTGCGGCCAGAGTGAATGCACTCCTCAGTCAGTTCGGTGACTTGATCGTGGGCCGCATGGGAGTGCCACACAAGGAACGAGGTATCAGTGTCATCGGCTTGATCGTTGAAGCATCTACGGATCAATTGGGGGCGTTAACCGGGAAACTCGGAATGCTGCCAAAGGTCCGCGTCAAGTCGATACTTGTGTAA